The proteins below come from a single Megalops cyprinoides isolate fMegCyp1 chromosome 5, fMegCyp1.pri, whole genome shotgun sequence genomic window:
- the wbp1 gene encoding WW domain-binding protein 1, translating to MPQKTLGSIVGLLCTGTCLVQGKEFCFGVNNEQYGCKMGYCCGETECCTYYYELWWFWLVWTLIILLSCCCAYRHRRVKMRLQQEQRQREISLMAYQGASSSFITAPPFNLRIWADCKLPDYEEVVGHPPTPPPPYSETPPEATPPVPLPSACTEAAVVLEPPVEAGLGVEQAADSLEVAEGSAAPSQSEAGEEEPGAPSTEEQWTRRRHVTGDSGIEVCVCQLDADEEEEEECLCQGARGDCRSQRHTDRHKERTPETQPHPQPRSAHNSSGDDLV from the exons ATGCCACAGAAAACACTGGGATCCATTGTGGGTCTGCTGTGCACAGGGACTTGTCTGGTGCAG GGAAAGGAGTTCTGCTTTGGGGTGAACAATGAGCAGTATGGCTGTAAAATGGGGTACTGCTGTGGAGAGACGGAGTGCTGTACCTATTACTACGAGCTGTGGT GGTTCTGGCTGGTGTGGACCCTCATCATCttgctgagctgctgctgcgCATACCGGCACCGGCGTGTTAAGATGCGCCTACAGCAGGAGCAACGGCAGCGCGAGATCAGCCTCATGGCCTATCAGGgagcctccagctccttcatcaCCGCCCCGCCCTTCAacctga GGATCTGGGCAGACTGCAAGCTCCCGGACTATGAAGAGGTGGTTGGCCACCCTCCAACTCCACCCCCGCCTTATTCGGAGACCCCGCCCGAGGCTACAccccctgtccctctgccctctgcctgTACAGAGGCTGCCGTGGTGCTGGAGCCCCCTGTGGAGGCGGGGCTGGGCGTGGAGCAGGCTGCTGATTCGCTGGAGGTAGCGGAGGGCTCGGCAgcccccagccaatcagaggcgggggaggaggagccCGGAGCGCCTTCTACGGAGGAGCAGTGGACCCGGCGCAGGCATGTGACGGGCGACTCGGGGATCGAGGTGTGCGTGTGCCAGCTGGATGcagacgaggaggaggaggaagagtgtcTGTGCCAGGGGGCCAGGGGGGACTGCCGCTCCCAGCGCCACACCGACAGACACAAGGAGCGCACCCCCGAAACCCAGCCCCATCCCCAGCCCCGGTCCGCCCACAACAGCAGCGGAGATGACCTGGTGTGA
- the LOC118777784 gene encoding ADP-ribosylation factor-like protein 3, with translation MGLLSILRKLKSSPDQEVRILLLGLDNAGKTTLLKQLASEDVSHITPTQGFNIKSVQSQGFKLNVWDIGGQRKIRPYWRNYFENTDVLIYVIDSADRKRFEETGQELAELLEEEKLSGVPVLVFANKQDLMTAAPAAEIAEGLNLHIIRDRLWQIQACSAVTSEGVQDGMTWVCKNIATRKK, from the exons ATG GGCTTGCTGTCGATCCTGCGGAAGCTGAAGAGCTCTCCGGATCAGGAGGTGCGGATTCTGCTGCTGGGTCTGGATAATGCGGGGAAGACCACCTTGCTCAAACAGCTGGCCTCTGAGGACGTGAGCCacatcacacccacacag GGCTTCAACATAAAGAGTGTGCAGTCCCAGGGCTTCAAGCTCAACGTGTGGGACATCGGGGGCCAGAGGAAGATCCGGCCCTACTGGAGGAACTACTTTGAGAACACAGACGTGCTG ATCTATGTGATTGACAGTGCGGACAGGAAGCGCTTTGAGGAGACTGGACAG gagctggctgagctgctggaggaggagaagctaAGCGGGGTGCCAGTTCTGGTGTTCGCCAACAAGCAAGACCTGATGACGGCGGCGCCGGCCGCCGAGATCGCCGAGGGGCTCAACCTGCACATCATCAGGGACAGACTGTGGCAGATTCAGGCCTGCTCCGCCGTCACCTCGGAGGGAGTGCAG GATGGCATGACATGGGTGTGCAAGAACATAGCCACAAGGAAGAAATAA